A region from the Pontixanthobacter aestiaquae genome encodes:
- a CDS encoding TonB-dependent receptor domain-containing protein, with the protein MKKLTSFKFGTAPLALGLALAASPVLAQTQPEEEADTATEGDVIVVTGSRIASPTATSSAPLQIVDAQAISDSGITNVQELLLENPAFGTPALSRTNSAFLTSGTGVATVDLRDLGSDRTLVLINGRRVVAGLPGSAVVDLNMIPTQFLEQVDVLTGGASSLYGSDAVAGVVNFVYKRDFEGIVANGQYGVTERGDDPRYQANLTVGTNSADGRGNIMMHFGYSNEEGLLSRERANTFTDDFDAFRVALFDGSLDPGDLALFGTESAPFFSSGPPQGRFDVNGTSSSADDFTFDAAGNLIPNFSTNGPNGDGVGANGFNRQFFRTLAVPVERYLFATAGSYEISDNVNVFFEGTYAKTTSSREIEPFFLSSGDIFVSGGRVPLEDANGNVNPIVPADIVAASQDIDGDGRRDYGFIRRIVEFGPRQGSTARDTFRFVVGLDGTVFDDRFRWDVSYNYGTTTENQRSSGQINTVNARFALDAIQDVNDLDGDGSTTDAICSDANARLQGCVPFNVFGVGAIDAQQLAYLNAETSFQTDITQQVVQGNISGSLFELPAGPVGIAAGVEYRKESSVEDLDALTNAGLNAGNAIGDTQGQFDVLEGYLEVKVPILADTPFFELLEIGGSVRVADYSTVGQVVSYSATGVWQPIDDLRIRGTYSRAVRAPNIGELFSAQSQTFPSGLTDPCGGIGATGGGTVGEVCRRDAGVQANIAANGVFTLTQPDIQGISGFNGGNPNLFEETADSFTVGAVFTPRSLGVRNLTITGDYYDIEISDVIAAPGRAFTLDQCFNFDNQNFCNLITRRQVGDSQNSAGSIEFINAFQNNGAVLKTRGLDVTASYRTSLDSLGLTDAALSARIAYNHIFQYDFQNSITAPADPQEGEIGTADHTFTANLAYDQGPVRVSFTGTFIGASTEDDQFCSNFGLDAGCFKQGAEFYLDTQINWSVSDTMSVYIGADNLLDNDAPNLLGGTTFNVTGSDTAADVYDIFGRRYYAGVRLRF; encoded by the coding sequence ATGAAGAAACTAACGAGCTTTAAGTTCGGTACGGCACCGCTAGCATTGGGCTTGGCCCTTGCCGCTTCGCCTGTACTGGCGCAAACGCAGCCGGAAGAGGAAGCGGATACAGCAACGGAAGGCGATGTAATTGTCGTTACCGGTTCGCGTATTGCTTCGCCGACTGCCACCTCTTCGGCACCTCTGCAAATTGTTGATGCACAAGCGATCAGTGATAGCGGTATTACCAACGTTCAAGAGCTGCTTCTTGAGAACCCCGCATTCGGTACGCCAGCTCTTAGCCGTACCAACTCTGCGTTCCTGACATCGGGTACTGGTGTTGCAACCGTCGACCTTCGCGATCTCGGCTCCGACCGTACGCTGGTCCTGATCAACGGTCGCCGCGTAGTTGCCGGCCTTCCGGGTTCGGCAGTCGTCGACCTTAACATGATCCCGACTCAGTTCCTCGAGCAAGTCGACGTTCTGACCGGTGGTGCATCGTCACTGTACGGTTCTGACGCCGTCGCAGGTGTTGTGAACTTTGTTTACAAGCGCGATTTCGAAGGCATCGTTGCGAATGGCCAGTACGGTGTCACAGAGCGCGGCGATGATCCACGCTACCAAGCCAACCTGACTGTTGGTACCAACAGTGCTGACGGCCGTGGCAACATCATGATGCATTTCGGCTACTCGAATGAAGAAGGTCTTCTTTCGCGTGAGCGTGCAAATACATTCACTGATGACTTCGATGCTTTCCGTGTCGCTCTTTTCGATGGAAGTCTTGACCCTGGTGATTTAGCCCTTTTCGGCACAGAGTCCGCTCCGTTCTTTTCCAGTGGCCCGCCGCAGGGTCGCTTCGACGTAAATGGTACGTCGAGTTCCGCTGACGACTTTACTTTCGACGCCGCCGGGAATTTGATTCCGAACTTTTCGACTAACGGGCCCAACGGCGACGGTGTAGGCGCTAACGGCTTCAACCGTCAGTTCTTCCGCACTCTGGCCGTTCCGGTCGAACGGTATCTGTTTGCAACCGCCGGTAGCTACGAAATCAGCGACAACGTAAATGTGTTCTTCGAAGGCACTTACGCCAAGACAACTTCATCACGTGAGATCGAGCCGTTCTTCCTGTCTTCGGGCGACATCTTCGTTAGCGGCGGCCGTGTGCCACTCGAAGATGCAAACGGTAACGTAAACCCAATCGTTCCAGCGGACATTGTAGCAGCATCGCAAGACATCGATGGTGACGGTCGTCGCGATTACGGCTTCATTCGCCGTATCGTTGAATTCGGTCCACGCCAAGGTAGCACCGCTCGCGATACTTTTCGCTTCGTGGTTGGCCTCGACGGGACGGTCTTCGATGATCGCTTCCGTTGGGACGTAAGCTATAACTACGGTACTACGACTGAGAACCAGCGTAGCAGTGGTCAGATCAACACCGTCAACGCACGGTTTGCTCTCGACGCCATCCAGGACGTCAATGATCTTGACGGCGATGGTAGCACAACCGACGCAATTTGTTCCGACGCGAATGCGCGGTTACAAGGCTGTGTTCCGTTCAATGTGTTCGGTGTAGGTGCTATTGACGCGCAACAACTGGCGTATTTGAATGCTGAAACTTCGTTCCAAACGGATATCACACAGCAAGTCGTGCAGGGTAACATTTCTGGTTCCCTGTTCGAACTGCCAGCTGGTCCGGTTGGGATCGCTGCTGGTGTTGAGTACCGCAAGGAATCAAGCGTTGAAGATCTCGACGCTCTGACTAATGCCGGTCTTAACGCCGGTAACGCCATTGGCGATACTCAGGGTCAGTTCGATGTTCTTGAGGGCTATCTCGAAGTTAAAGTTCCGATTTTGGCGGATACTCCGTTCTTCGAACTCCTTGAAATCGGTGGTTCCGTTCGTGTCGCTGACTATTCGACAGTTGGTCAGGTAGTAAGCTACAGCGCGACAGGCGTCTGGCAGCCAATTGATGATCTTCGCATCCGCGGGACGTATTCACGTGCTGTCCGGGCTCCGAACATCGGCGAATTGTTCAGTGCGCAGTCGCAAACCTTCCCATCGGGTCTAACCGACCCGTGTGGCGGGATAGGTGCAACGGGTGGCGGAACTGTCGGTGAGGTGTGTCGCCGTGATGCCGGTGTTCAAGCAAACATCGCAGCGAACGGTGTGTTCACTCTGACCCAGCCTGACATTCAAGGCATCAGCGGTTTCAACGGCGGTAACCCGAACCTGTTTGAAGAAACAGCTGACAGCTTCACCGTTGGTGCGGTGTTCACTCCGCGCTCGTTGGGTGTTCGCAACCTGACGATCACTGGTGACTACTACGATATCGAAATCAGCGATGTTATCGCTGCACCTGGCCGTGCCTTCACGCTGGATCAGTGTTTCAACTTCGACAATCAGAATTTCTGTAATCTGATTACTCGCCGTCAGGTGGGTGACTCGCAAAACAGTGCTGGTTCAATCGAGTTCATCAACGCATTCCAGAATAATGGTGCTGTGCTGAAGACTCGTGGTCTCGATGTCACTGCTAGCTATCGTACAAGTCTCGACAGTCTAGGTCTGACCGATGCGGCACTGAGTGCTCGCATCGCGTACAATCATATCTTCCAGTATGATTTCCAGAACTCGATCACTGCTCCAGCAGATCCACAAGAAGGCGAAATCGGTACTGCCGATCACACCTTCACTGCTAATCTGGCATATGATCAAGGTCCGGTACGCGTCAGCTTCACTGGTACCTTCATCGGTGCTTCAACCGAGGACGATCAGTTCTGTTCTAACTTCGGCTTAGACGCAGGTTGCTTTAAGCAAGGCGCGGAATTCTATCTGGATACGCAGATCAACTGGTCTGTCTCGGATACGATGTCAGTCTATATCGGCGCAGATAACCTGCTCGACAATGACGCTCCAAACCTGCTGGGTGGTACGACTTTCAACGTAACCGGTTCAGATACAGCTGCTGACGTGTACGACATCTTCGGACGTCGTTATTACGCAGGTGTCCGTCTGCGCTTCTAA
- a CDS encoding acetyl-CoA C-acetyltransferase, giving the protein MATAYIVDAVRTAGGKRGGRLAGVHPVDLAAKSLDALMERTGVDPNAIDDVVMGCVSQAGEQAMQVGRNAVLASKHLPQSTPAVTIDRQCGSSQQAIQFAAQAVMSGTQDAVIAAGIESMSRVPMGSNATFHMKEGLGHYKSPGLEDKYPNIMFSQFMGAEMIVKKHGFSKGDLDRFAFESHQRAIAATNAGAFENEIVPVTVETPEGEEQHTVDEGIRFDATLEGIASVKLIQEGGSVTAASASQICDGSSGVLVVSEEFLKTHNLTPMARIHNLTVTAGDPVIMLEEPLFATDKALERAGMKIEDIDLYEVNEAFAPVPLAWLKHTGADPEKLNVNGGAIALGHPLGASGTKLMATLVHALKARGKKYGLQTMCEGGGVANVTIVEAL; this is encoded by the coding sequence ATGGCGACAGCCTATATTGTCGATGCAGTCAGAACAGCAGGTGGCAAACGCGGAGGCCGTTTGGCAGGTGTCCATCCGGTGGACCTGGCTGCAAAATCGCTCGATGCGCTGATGGAGCGTACTGGCGTCGATCCCAACGCCATCGACGATGTTGTGATGGGCTGCGTCAGCCAGGCCGGTGAGCAGGCCATGCAGGTTGGCCGCAATGCGGTTCTGGCGTCGAAGCATTTGCCGCAATCCACCCCGGCTGTGACGATCGACCGCCAATGCGGATCTTCGCAGCAGGCGATCCAGTTTGCCGCGCAGGCAGTGATGTCGGGCACGCAGGACGCCGTGATCGCGGCGGGTATCGAAAGCATGTCGCGCGTACCGATGGGATCGAACGCGACATTCCATATGAAAGAAGGGCTGGGCCACTACAAATCGCCCGGTCTCGAAGACAAGTATCCGAACATCATGTTCTCCCAGTTCATGGGCGCGGAGATGATTGTGAAGAAGCACGGATTCTCCAAGGGTGATCTCGACCGGTTTGCGTTTGAAAGCCACCAGCGGGCCATCGCGGCAACCAATGCTGGCGCGTTCGAGAACGAGATTGTCCCGGTGACTGTGGAAACGCCCGAAGGCGAAGAACAGCATACGGTGGACGAAGGCATTCGCTTCGATGCGACGCTGGAAGGGATTGCTTCGGTCAAGCTTATTCAGGAGGGCGGTTCTGTAACAGCCGCCAGCGCAAGCCAGATTTGCGACGGTTCCAGCGGGGTACTGGTTGTGTCCGAAGAGTTTCTGAAAACGCACAACCTCACGCCGATGGCGCGGATTCACAATTTGACGGTAACCGCCGGCGATCCGGTTATCATGCTGGAAGAGCCGTTGTTCGCGACCGACAAAGCGCTGGAACGCGCTGGCATGAAAATCGAAGACATCGATCTGTATGAAGTGAACGAAGCATTCGCACCCGTTCCGCTGGCTTGGCTTAAGCACACCGGTGCCGATCCGGAGAAACTCAACGTCAATGGCGGCGCGATTGCGCTGGGCCATCCGCTGGGCGCATCGGGTACCAAACTGATGGCGACGTTGGTCCATGCGCTGAAAGCGCGCGGCAAGAAATATGGCTTGCAAACGATGTGCGAAGGCGGCGGTGTCGCTAATGTGACGATTGTTGAGGCTCTGTAA
- a CDS encoding SDR family NAD(P)-dependent oxidoreductase, giving the protein MEVGANTPAVVTGGASGLGAATARALAAKGAKVAIFDLQEEKGLAVAEEIGGIFCEVNVTDDASVDAGFAKAREAHGQERILVNCAGTGNAIKTAKRDRNTGEISHFPLDAFNWLIQINLVGTFRCIAKSAAGMMTLDPLSEDGDRGAIVNTASVAGEDGQIGQAAYSASKGGVIGMTLPIARDLMQEGIRVNTILPGIFETPLMAAAPPQVKEALAASVPFPKRLGHPEEYAHLALTMIENGYFNGEDVRLDGSIRMAPR; this is encoded by the coding sequence ATGGAAGTAGGCGCAAATACACCCGCAGTCGTAACCGGCGGCGCATCGGGTCTCGGTGCAGCAACTGCACGCGCTCTCGCAGCAAAAGGCGCGAAGGTCGCAATTTTCGACCTTCAGGAAGAAAAAGGCCTCGCGGTTGCTGAAGAAATCGGCGGCATTTTTTGCGAAGTGAATGTGACCGATGACGCGTCTGTCGATGCCGGTTTTGCCAAAGCGCGCGAAGCGCATGGTCAGGAACGCATTCTGGTCAACTGCGCTGGCACAGGCAACGCAATCAAGACCGCCAAGCGTGACCGTAACACGGGCGAAATCTCGCACTTCCCGCTCGACGCATTCAATTGGCTGATCCAGATCAATCTGGTCGGAACATTCCGCTGCATCGCCAAATCGGCGGCCGGTATGATGACGCTCGACCCGCTGAGCGAAGACGGTGATCGTGGCGCGATCGTCAATACGGCATCGGTTGCCGGTGAAGACGGCCAAATCGGTCAGGCTGCCTATTCCGCGTCCAAAGGCGGTGTCATCGGCATGACCCTGCCAATTGCGCGCGATCTGATGCAAGAAGGCATCCGCGTAAATACCATTCTGCCTGGCATCTTTGAAACGCCGCTGATGGCCGCTGCGCCGCCGCAAGTGAAAGAAGCGCTGGCGGCGTCGGTTCCATTCCCGAAGCGTCTGGGTCATCCCGAAGAATATGCGCATCTCGCTCTGACTATGATCGAAAACGGATATTTCAACGGCGAAGACGTCCGTCTCGACGGGTCTATCCGGATGGCACCGCGCTAA
- a CDS encoding crotonase/enoyl-CoA hydratase family protein produces MTDYTQILLEKDGPIATITLNRPEKMNAYTRHMMAEMIDAFDDTDADDDIRAVIVTGAGDRAFCAGADLTPDDGSKPFSSQTEVTDLSDEVVRDGGGRLTLRMFQSTKPLISACNGVAVGVGATMQLPMDIRLASDNARFGFVFARRGIVPEACSSWFLPRLVGQQQALEWCMTGRIFGAEEALNGGLIRSVHPQAELMDAARELANEIAENTSAVSVAMTRAMLWRLPVENHPMMAHRIDSRSIYTLSRGKDATEGVQSFLEKRPPSYPGKVSEDMPDFYPWWNEPEYK; encoded by the coding sequence ATGACCGACTACACCCAGATCCTGCTTGAGAAAGACGGGCCGATTGCGACTATCACGCTCAATCGTCCGGAGAAAATGAACGCCTATACGCGCCATATGATGGCCGAAATGATCGACGCGTTCGATGATACGGATGCTGACGATGACATCCGGGCGGTCATCGTCACGGGAGCAGGGGATCGGGCGTTTTGCGCGGGAGCTGATCTGACCCCCGATGACGGATCGAAGCCGTTCTCCAGCCAGACCGAAGTGACCGATTTGTCGGATGAAGTCGTGCGCGATGGCGGCGGGAGGTTGACCCTGCGGATGTTCCAATCGACCAAGCCGCTCATCTCCGCCTGTAACGGTGTGGCAGTAGGCGTGGGCGCAACAATGCAGCTGCCGATGGATATCCGCCTGGCATCCGACAATGCCCGCTTCGGCTTCGTATTTGCACGGCGCGGGATCGTGCCAGAGGCATGTTCGAGCTGGTTCCTGCCGCGACTGGTCGGGCAGCAACAAGCTCTCGAATGGTGCATGACCGGGCGGATTTTCGGTGCGGAAGAAGCGCTGAACGGCGGTCTCATCCGCTCAGTCCATCCGCAGGCTGAATTGATGGATGCTGCGCGCGAACTGGCCAATGAAATTGCCGAAAATACCTCTGCAGTATCTGTGGCAATGACACGCGCGATGCTGTGGCGCTTGCCGGTGGAAAATCATCCGATGATGGCTCACCGGATCGATAGTCGTTCGATCTATACACTCTCGCGCGGTAAAGATGCGACGGAAGGCGTGCAGAGCTTCCTGGAGAAGCGCCCGCCCAGCTATCCGGGCAAAGTCTCCGAAGACATGCCGGATTTCTATCCGTGGTGGAACGAGCCTGAGTATAAGTGA
- a CDS encoding MarR family winged helix-turn-helix transcriptional regulator encodes MSDTPFHLTDFLPYQLSVASNAVSNRIAAAYHDAFGLKVTEWRVMAMLGDAGGLTQRELTEKTLMDKVAVNRACKMLEARELAVRIPNQQDGRSHHLELTEAGAEMHAKIVPMAREIERTLLASMSDEQQAMFRDLLDQVRKQAE; translated from the coding sequence ATGAGCGACACGCCCTTTCATCTGACGGATTTCCTGCCGTATCAATTGTCAGTTGCATCCAACGCGGTCAGCAACCGGATTGCGGCAGCCTATCACGATGCGTTCGGTCTGAAAGTGACCGAGTGGCGTGTGATGGCGATGCTGGGCGATGCGGGCGGATTGACTCAGCGCGAGCTGACCGAGAAGACGCTGATGGATAAGGTCGCGGTCAACCGCGCCTGCAAAATGCTTGAGGCGCGCGAACTAGCGGTGCGTATCCCCAATCAGCAGGACGGCCGCTCCCACCATCTCGAATTGACCGAGGCCGGGGCGGAAATGCACGCTAAGATCGTGCCGATGGCGCGCGAGATTGAGCGAACTCTGCTGGCCTCGATGAGCGATGAGCAGCAGGCAATGTTCCGCGATTTGCTCGATCAAGTTCGCAAGCAAGCCGAATAA
- a CDS encoding type II secretion system F family protein, whose product MLNQPSGPTLLGFDVILVGTILAGVAALAVVLAIYAAVTVKDPMAKRVKALNARRDELKAGIVTSSGKKRASLVRKTDQTEKMKDRLQGMKVLQESQVAIIQQKLAHAGYRNKELAVVVIALRLVAPIILGGLGFLLIYVIDYFPEWGSMKRLGAFSAMLFAGYKGPEIYLSNKSKKRTDLIRKGLPDALDLLVICAEAGLTVDAAFNRVAKELGRAYPELGDEFALTAIELSFLTDRKMAFDNLAYRVDLESVRGVVTTMVQTERYGTPLASALRVLSAEFRNERMMRAEEKAARLPAIMTIPLILFILPVLFVVILGPAACSISDAFADGTPS is encoded by the coding sequence ATGCTCAACCAACCATCAGGACCCACTCTGCTCGGTTTCGACGTTATTCTCGTCGGGACCATCCTCGCAGGTGTCGCCGCTCTTGCAGTGGTGCTGGCGATCTATGCCGCAGTAACGGTCAAAGATCCGATGGCGAAACGCGTCAAAGCACTCAATGCACGGCGCGACGAACTGAAGGCCGGCATTGTAACCTCAAGCGGTAAAAAACGCGCCAGCTTGGTTCGCAAAACCGATCAGACGGAAAAGATGAAGGACCGGCTGCAGGGGATGAAAGTCCTCCAAGAAAGCCAGGTCGCAATCATTCAGCAGAAGCTGGCGCACGCCGGCTACCGCAACAAGGAACTGGCTGTTGTTGTCATCGCTTTGCGTCTGGTTGCACCGATCATCTTGGGCGGTCTAGGCTTCCTGCTTATTTATGTTATCGACTACTTCCCCGAATGGGGCAGCATGAAACGGCTTGGTGCGTTCTCGGCTATGCTTTTTGCAGGCTATAAAGGGCCCGAGATATATCTGTCGAACAAGTCCAAGAAACGGACCGATCTGATCCGCAAGGGTCTGCCTGACGCGCTCGACCTTCTGGTTATTTGCGCCGAGGCTGGTCTGACAGTCGATGCCGCTTTCAACCGCGTGGCCAAAGAACTGGGCCGTGCCTATCCGGAATTGGGCGACGAATTTGCTCTTACCGCAATTGAATTGTCGTTCCTCACAGACCGGAAAATGGCGTTCGACAACCTCGCATACCGGGTCGATCTGGAATCTGTTCGCGGCGTGGTCACCACTATGGTGCAAACAGAGCGCTATGGTACGCCGCTGGCATCAGCCCTGCGAGTTCTTTCGGCAGAGTTCCGTAATGAGCGGATGATGCGCGCTGAGGAGAAAGCTGCGCGTCTCCCGGCGATTATGACCATTCCGCTGATTTTGTTCATTCTGCCTGTGCTTTTTGTCGTGATCTTGGGCCCCGCAGCCTGCTCGATCAGCGACGCCTTTGCAGACGGAACTCCCAGCTAA
- a CDS encoding type II secretion system F family protein: MDILQLLLIAGGLMALMVIGYTLFAGPSAAKEGQRRLESLRFRHSENTDTKVESQFKKAIANRKPMRHKVAGSGSRIDALAIRLDRTGKSWTLSQYFYSSLGLALAVAVLMYLRSGAAMMSLGIGAVVGLGLPHMVVNFFIKRRTAQFNAKFPDAIELLVRGLRSGLPVTETLSVVAQELPGPVGEEFKGIVERIKIGRTMEESLQDTADRLGIPEFNFFCITLAIQRETGGNLAETLSNLSDVLRKRMQMKLKIKAMSSESKASAYIVGALPFIVFGMIWWINPGYLGGFFSDDRLIAIGLGGMLWMSIGAFIMAKMVNFEI; the protein is encoded by the coding sequence ATGGATATTCTTCAGCTCCTGCTAATTGCAGGCGGGCTCATGGCCCTGATGGTGATCGGCTACACGTTGTTCGCCGGACCATCTGCCGCAAAAGAAGGTCAGCGCCGGTTAGAATCGCTCCGTTTTCGTCACTCGGAAAATACCGATACGAAAGTGGAATCGCAGTTCAAAAAGGCCATCGCCAACCGCAAGCCGATGCGCCACAAAGTTGCTGGCTCGGGCTCGCGGATCGATGCCCTCGCCATCCGGCTTGATCGGACAGGCAAAAGCTGGACTTTGTCACAGTATTTCTACTCGTCTTTAGGTCTGGCGCTGGCAGTAGCCGTGCTGATGTATTTGCGCTCGGGCGCAGCAATGATGTCGCTGGGTATAGGCGCGGTCGTCGGGCTGGGCCTGCCGCACATGGTGGTGAACTTCTTCATTAAACGCCGCACAGCCCAGTTTAATGCCAAATTCCCGGACGCGATCGAATTGCTGGTTCGCGGCCTGCGTTCCGGCTTGCCAGTGACCGAGACTTTGTCAGTTGTCGCGCAGGAACTGCCCGGCCCTGTCGGCGAGGAATTCAAAGGCATTGTCGAGCGGATCAAGATCGGCCGGACTATGGAAGAATCGCTTCAAGATACGGCTGACCGCTTGGGAATTCCCGAATTTAACTTCTTCTGCATCACGCTGGCCATCCAACGCGAGACGGGCGGTAACTTGGCGGAGACACTGTCCAACCTGTCCGACGTGTTGCGTAAACGCATGCAAATGAAGCTGAAGATCAAAGCGATGAGCTCTGAGTCGAAGGCGTCCGCCTATATCGTTGGTGCATTGCCATTCATCGTGTTCGGTATGATCTGGTGGATCAACCCCGGGTATCTCGGCGGTTTCTTCAGCGATGATCGCCTGATCGCGATCGGTCTCGGCGGCATGCTGTGGATGTCCATCGGTGCCTTCATTATGGCCAAAATGGTCAATTTCGAGATCTGA
- a CDS encoding pilus assembly protein CpaE: MNAPWKQGAAGNRDPFAAFICDEAALDALRPVVIEMGWQPEKCAKGGLRNAVQSLSVAASPNILMVDLSESGDPLNDINALAEVCEPGTVVIAVGQVNDVRLYRDLLASGIHDYLLKPLSAGQLRDSLNQAQAVFSSPRASDPEAAKRHISTAVVGTRGGVGASMLATSLAWLFSDEHELPTALLDLDVHFGTGALALDLEPGRGLTDAIDNPSRIDGLFIERAMIRANDNLAILSAEAPINSPLMTDGSAFLQLEEEFRQAFEMTMIDLPRNMLINFPHLLADVNVVVLTTEMTLASARDTIRILSWLKTNAEHATPIIVANKVQPGTAEISKSDFEASIERKIDFTVPFDNKAAANAAKLGQTFVDANKSAKATGVVKQLAERILGVVDEEVDGGEPAKKSLLGSFDLKALLPKKKSKKAEPETA; the protein is encoded by the coding sequence ATGAACGCTCCATGGAAACAAGGCGCTGCGGGTAACCGCGATCCTTTCGCCGCTTTCATCTGCGATGAAGCCGCTCTGGACGCTCTGCGCCCGGTGGTCATCGAAATGGGCTGGCAGCCTGAGAAATGCGCCAAAGGCGGACTTCGCAATGCTGTTCAATCGCTTTCGGTCGCAGCAAGCCCGAATATTCTGATGGTCGATCTGTCGGAAAGCGGTGATCCGCTGAACGATATCAATGCACTGGCAGAGGTTTGTGAACCTGGCACGGTCGTGATTGCAGTTGGTCAGGTGAACGATGTTCGTCTGTATCGCGACCTGCTTGCAAGCGGCATACATGATTATCTGTTGAAGCCATTATCAGCCGGCCAGCTGCGCGATTCTTTGAATCAGGCTCAGGCTGTGTTTTCTTCACCGCGTGCTAGCGATCCTGAAGCGGCCAAGCGCCACATTTCGACAGCTGTCGTGGGAACACGCGGCGGTGTCGGTGCATCAATGCTGGCGACTTCGCTCGCCTGGTTGTTCAGCGACGAGCACGAATTGCCAACCGCCTTGCTGGACCTTGATGTCCACTTCGGCACCGGCGCTTTGGCGCTTGATCTGGAGCCGGGCCGCGGCCTGACTGACGCAATCGATAATCCCAGCCGGATTGACGGGCTGTTTATCGAACGCGCGATGATCCGTGCGAACGACAACCTGGCGATCCTGTCGGCAGAAGCGCCGATCAATTCGCCGCTGATGACTGATGGATCAGCGTTCCTGCAGCTTGAGGAAGAATTCCGTCAAGCGTTCGAAATGACGATGATTGATCTTCCGCGCAATATGCTGATCAATTTCCCGCATCTATTGGCAGACGTCAATGTCGTGGTCTTAACCACCGAAATGACACTAGCGTCGGCGCGTGATACGATCCGTATCCTGTCTTGGCTGAAAACCAACGCCGAACACGCAACGCCGATCATCGTGGCAAACAAAGTTCAGCCTGGTACGGCGGAAATCAGTAAATCCGATTTTGAAGCCTCTATTGAACGCAAAATCGACTTTACCGTCCCGTTTGACAACAAAGCCGCAGCTAACGCTGCGAAGCTCGGCCAGACGTTTGTTGATGCCAACAAGTCGGCGAAAGCCACTGGGGTCGTTAAACAGCTTGCGGAACGCATTCTCGGTGTAGTCGATGAAGAAGTTGACGGCGGAGAGCCAGCCAAGAAATCGCTTCTCGGTAGCTTCGATCTCAAAGCACTTCTTCCAAAGAAGAAAAGCAAAAAGGCAGAGCCTGAAACGGCGTGA
- a CDS encoding CpaD family pilus assembly protein yields the protein MMPIANTRKLAGVLALSIGLTLGACGGMPTNRSLDSVKQPVIERTNYTLDVRAGAGGLSIPEQQRLSGWFEAMDLRYGDRVSIDDPMSSNATREAVSKLASRHGILINQGAPVTAGYVDPGNVRIVITRSNAYVPGCPDWSAKSDMNYNNATSPGYGCATNSNIAAMVANPEDLIKGQEGTGETVVSTSNKAIDSYRNQAPTGEGGLAEGATGGGG from the coding sequence ATGATGCCTATTGCAAATACTCGCAAACTAGCTGGCGTACTCGCCCTTTCTATCGGGCTTACGCTCGGTGCTTGTGGCGGTATGCCGACCAATCGTAGCCTTGACAGCGTTAAGCAGCCGGTTATTGAACGGACCAATTATACACTTGACGTTCGTGCTGGTGCTGGCGGTCTTTCGATCCCGGAACAGCAGCGTTTGTCGGGTTGGTTCGAAGCGATGGACCTACGCTATGGCGACCGTGTCTCGATCGACGATCCAATGTCTAGCAACGCCACGCGCGAAGCCGTATCCAAGCTGGCTAGCCGTCATGGTATTCTGATCAATCAGGGTGCGCCTGTTACTGCAGGCTATGTCGATCCTGGCAATGTCCGTATCGTGATTACGCGGTCCAACGCCTATGTCCCGGGCTGCCCTGACTGGTCGGCCAAGTCGGACATGAACTACAACAACGCGACCAGCCCGGGTTATGGCTGTGCCACCAACAGTAACATAGCTGCGATGGTCGCCAATCCGGAAGATCTGATCAAGGGCCAGGAAGGCACCGGCGAAACCGTCGTGTCCACCTCCAACAAAGCCATCGACAGTTATCGCAACCAGGCACCAACCGGTGAAGGTGGTCTTGCCGAAGGGGCAACCGGAGGAGGAGGATAA